A genomic region of Ehrlichia japonica contains the following coding sequences:
- a CDS encoding SurA N-terminal domain-containing protein: MLNHTVRLLILFVILYSSNVFADIKIVAVVNDELISNLDLEKRVAINKFFYKVESNVAEEIALNALIDESIWRQEAEKLKITVTERDFLEAVKQFLVIKNLGNIDLKSYIEAQGLDYKLFVQHMKSKLLWNKILMLKVAPYIIISDKEVQDNRDYITNGVDVSVHIQEVMLPASMNDNIINNVISDLQNGVSIGVIKANNKDVLFEEASINVENINSDLANKLIQASIGDVVGPIKSEYGSLIIKLLHRSSISRGFANSNVDLRQVHLNAEQGKRYLDQIGILKTKATCENFSDVVKDLELPEPLGFVVKVKDLSVKIQNVLQSCDVGKVVEVDDNQMIDIIMLCGITKGKADDDIGNTDFIKQRLYMEKLSMQSEYLLSNLRNNALIEKYN, from the coding sequence ATGCTTAATCATACAGTAAGGTTATTAATCTTATTTGTCATTTTATATAGTAGTAATGTTTTCGCTGATATAAAGATAGTAGCTGTAGTAAATGATGAACTAATTTCTAATTTGGATTTAGAGAAGCGTGTTGCTATAAACAAATTTTTTTATAAGGTTGAGAGTAATGTGGCAGAAGAAATAGCCTTAAATGCTTTGATTGATGAATCTATATGGAGGCAAGAAGCTGAAAAGCTTAAAATCACAGTTACTGAAAGAGATTTTTTAGAAGCTGTTAAACAGTTTTTAGTGATAAAAAATTTAGGAAATATTGATTTAAAATCTTATATTGAGGCACAAGGGTTGGATTACAAGTTATTTGTACAACACATGAAGTCTAAGCTGCTTTGGAATAAAATATTAATGCTTAAAGTAGCACCTTATATTATTATTAGTGATAAGGAAGTACAGGATAATAGAGATTATATAACTAATGGAGTAGATGTATCTGTACATATTCAGGAAGTAATGCTACCAGCTAGTATGAATGATAATATAATCAATAATGTTATTAGTGATTTACAAAATGGAGTAAGTATTGGAGTTATAAAAGCAAATAACAAAGATGTGTTATTTGAAGAAGCTAGTATTAATGTTGAAAACATTAATTCAGACTTGGCAAATAAGCTAATTCAAGCGAGTATTGGAGACGTAGTAGGTCCTATAAAAAGCGAATATGGGAGCTTGATTATAAAACTACTACATAGGTCTAGTATAAGCAGGGGGTTTGCAAATAGTAATGTTGATTTGAGGCAAGTTCATTTAAATGCTGAGCAAGGTAAGAGGTATTTAGACCAAATTGGGATATTAAAGACTAAAGCTACATGTGAGAATTTTAGTGATGTTGTAAAGGACCTTGAATTACCAGAACCATTAGGTTTTGTTGTAAAAGTGAAAGATTTGTCTGTAAAAATACAAAATGTTTTGCAATCTTGTGATGTTGGTAAAGTAGTTGAAGTTGATGATAATCAAATGATTGATATTATTATGTTGTGTGGTATTACAAAAGGTAAAGCTGATGATGATATAGGTAATACTGATTTTATCAAGCAGAGGCTATATATGGAAAAGTTATCTATGCAAAGTGAATATTTGTTATCCAACTTAAGAAATAATGCTTTAATAGAAAAATATAATTAA
- the rsmD gene encoding 16S rRNA (guanine(966)-N(2))-methyltransferase RsmD, with the protein MLRITSGKYRGRKIFSDKLLSARPAMSIIRESIFNIILSRMSIQGCKVLDLFCGSGSLSFEALSRGAESALLVDINRYNLSLVKRTSEYLGVVNNITLMCCDIERLPVATDQYDIIFVDPPYTNPALVDITLNVLIKLDWTKSNSVIVVRIRKKVAFVCPVGYRVMVERVYGISKVIILQREL; encoded by the coding sequence ATGTTACGTATAACATCAGGGAAATATCGTGGCAGGAAAATATTTTCTGATAAATTACTTAGTGCACGTCCTGCTATGTCTATAATTAGGGAGTCTATTTTTAATATAATATTATCTCGCATGAGTATTCAAGGGTGTAAAGTTCTTGATTTATTTTGTGGTAGTGGATCATTATCATTTGAAGCATTATCTAGGGGTGCAGAGAGTGCTTTATTAGTTGATATAAATCGCTATAATTTGAGTTTAGTAAAACGAACATCTGAATATTTAGGGGTAGTAAATAATATAACCCTCATGTGTTGTGATATCGAAAGATTACCTGTTGCAACTGATCAGTATGATATTATTTTTGTTGATCCTCCATATACTAATCCTGCTTTAGTTGATATTACTCTTAATGTGTTAATAAAGTTAGATTGGACTAAAAGTAATAGTGTGATTGTAGTTAGAATTAGAAAAAAGGTGGCTTTTGTATGTCCTGTGGGGTATAGAGTAATGGTTGAACGTGTTTATGGTATTTCTAAAGTGATAATATTACAACGTGAACTATAA